In the genome of Raphanus sativus cultivar WK10039 chromosome 4, ASM80110v3, whole genome shotgun sequence, one region contains:
- the LOC130511944 gene encoding early nodulin-like protein 15 has product MSPSLLVTICLCIFFLSVNANEVTVGGKSGGWKIPPSSSYSFNEWGDKSRFKIGDFLVFSYEAGKDSVLQVTREAYEKCNTTSPKASYTADGNTKVKLDQPGPVYFISGTQGHCQKGQKLRLVVYIPHVSAFSPAPSPSDGPAVAPTSGAAKLISSFGVVGLVVGFWAFF; this is encoded by the exons ATGTCTCCTTCTCTTCTGGTAACCATCTGCCTCTGCATTTTCTTCTTGTCCGTAAATGCCAATGAGGTTACCGTCGGTGGAAAGTCCGGTGGCTGGAAGATCCCTCCTTCCTCTTCTTACTCTTTCAACGAATGGGGTGACAAGTCTCGCTTCAAAATCGGCGACTTTCTCG tTTTCAGCTACGAAGCCGGTAAAGACTCAGTTCTGCAAGTGACGAGAGAGGCCTACGAGAAATGCAACACCACGAGCCCGAAAGCCAGCTACACAGCAGATGGGAACACCAAGGTGAAGCTAGACCAACCCGGTCCGGTCTACTTCATCAGTGGAACGCAAGGTCACTGTCAAAAGGGTCAGAAGCTTCGCCTTGTCGTTTACATTCCTCATGTCTCTGCTTTCTCTCCGGCTCCTTCACCGTCCGACGGTCCCGCCGTTGCGCCTACTAGTGGCGCTGCTAAGCTCATCAGCTCCTTTGGTGTCGTTGGGCTTGTTGTTGGATTCTGGGCCTTCTTCTGA
- the LOC108854769 gene encoding pentatricopeptide repeat-containing protein At4g31850, chloroplastic, with amino-acid sequence MTALLCSTSLCGDITVSDAFPVSNIKGRLKFQPLNIGSVFHRKKHRIKTMRSCSVVVVSMKSSDFSVSMTNKKTFISSGEEVTKVLTSFPDTDSAFSYFKSVAESSYLVHTTETCNYMLEALRVDGKTEEMAYVFDLMQKRIIKRDGTTFLTIFKSLSVKGGLSRAPYALGRMRESGFVLNAYSYNGLIHLLLKSRFCTEAMEVYRRMVFDGFRPSLKTYSSLMVGLGRRRDTEGVMGLLEEMETLGLKPNVYTFTICIRVLGRAGKISEAYGLLKRMDDEGCGPDVVTYTVLIDALCTAGKLDCAKEVFAKMKTGRHKPDRVTYITLLDRFSDNRDLDSVREFWSEMEKDGHVPDVVTFTILVDALCKAGSFGEAFDTLDVMREQGVSPNLHTYNTLICGLLRVHRLDDALELFGRMESLGVKPTAYTYIVFIDYYGKTGDSVSALETFEKMKNKGIAPNVVACNASLYSLAKAGRVQEAKEIFYGLKNIGLAPDSVTYNMMMRCYSKVGEIDEALKLLSEMVENNCEPDVIVVNSLINTLFKADRVDEAWEMFTRMKEMKLKPTVVTYNTLLSGLGKNGKTQEAIELFEGMGKKGCPPNTVTFNTLFDCLCKNDEVTLALKMLFKMMDMGCVPDVFTYNTIIYGLMKNGQVKEAMSFFHQMKKLVYPDFVTLCTLLPGVVKAGLVEDAYKIIANFLHSCAEQPAGLFWEDLMGSVLVEAGIDNAVSFSERLVVNGICQDGESILVPMIRYSFKHGNPSGAKTLFEKFTKDLGVHPKLPAYNLLIGGLLEADMIETAHELFLEMKSTGCIIPDVATYNFLLDAYGKSGKIDQLFELYREMSSHECAPNTITHNIVMSGLVKSGNVDEALDLYYDLISDGDFSPTPCTYGPLIDGLSKSGRLYEAKQLFEGMLDYGCRPNCAIYNILINGFGKAGEADAACKLFKRMVKEGVRPDLKTYSVLVDCLCMVGRVEEGLHYFRELKESGLDPDVVCYNLIINGLGKSQRLEEALELYNEMKDNSSRGITPDLYTYNSLILNFGMAGMVEEAGKIYNEIQRVGLEPNVFTFNAMIRGYSLSGKPEHAYAVYQTMVTGGFSPNTGTYEQLPNRA; translated from the coding sequence ATGACAGCTTTACTCTGCTCTACGAGTCTCTGCGGCGATATCACGGTCAGTGATGCTTTTCCAGTTAGTAACATCAAAGGAAGATTAAAGTTCCAACCTTTGAATATTGGGTCTGTGTTTCATCGGAAGAAACATCGGATAAAGACCATGAGATCGTGTAGTGTTGTAGTAGTCTCCATGAAAAGTTCCGATTTTTCAGTTTCTATGACGAACAAGAAGACATTTATATCTTCAGGTGAAGAAGTCACCAAGGTTTTAACTTCCTTTCCTGATACCGACTCCGCGTTTTCGTATTTCAAATCAGTAGCTGAGAGTTCTTATCTAGTTCACACCACTGAGACTTGCAACTACATGCTTGAAGCTTTGAGGGTTGATGGTAAAACGGAGGAAATGGCTTACGTGTTTGATTTGATGCAGAAGAGAATCATAAAGAGGGATGGTACCACGTTCTTGACTATATTCAAGTCTCTTTCCGTGAAGGGTGGGTTGAGCCGAGCGCCTTATGCACTTGGGAGGATGAGAGAGTCTGGTTTTGTGTTGAATGCGTATTCGTACAACGGGTTGATTCATCTCTTGCTTAAGTCCAGGTTCTGCACAGAGGCGATGGAGGTTTACAGGAGGATGGTGTTTGATGGTTTTAGGCCTAGTCTGAAGACTTACTCTTCGCTTATGGTGGGGCTGGGGAGAAGAAGAGACACTGAAGGTGTGATGGGTTTGCTTGAAGAGATGGAGACGTTGGGGTTGAAGCCGAACGTCTACACGTTTACGATATGTATAAGGGTGCTCGGTAGAGCGGGGAAGATTAGTGAAGCGTATGGTTTACTGAAGCGGATGGATGATGAAGGATGTGGACCTGATGTGGTTACCTACACTGTTCTTATTGATGCTCTTTGTACCGCTGGGAAGCTTGACTGTGCTAAGGAGGTTTTTGCGAAGATGAAAACGGGAAGACACAAACCGGACCGTGTGACTTACATTACTTTGTTGGATAGGTTTAGTGACAACAGAGATTTGGATTCAGTGAGGGAGTTTTGGAGTGAGATGGAGAAGGATGGTCATGTACCTGATGTTGTGACCTTCACCATTCTCGTAGATGCTTTGTGCAAAGCTGGGAGTTTTGGTGAGGCGTTTGATACGTTGGACGTGATGAGGGAGCAAGGTGTCTCACCTAACCTACATACGTACAACACTTTGATCTGTGGTCTCTTAAGAGTTCATAGGTTGGACGATGCACTTGAGCTTTTTGGTAGAATGGAGTCTCTGGGCGTTAAGCCTACTGCGTATACGTACATTGTTTTCATTGATTACTATGGAAAGACTGGAGATTCCGTCAGTGCTCTTGAGACttttgagaagatgaagaacaaaggAATAGCTCCAAACGTTGTAGCCTGTAACGCGTCTCTCTACAGTCTAGCTAAAGCGGGAAGAGTACAGGAAGCAAAGGAGATCTTCTATGGCTTGAAGAACATAGGGCTAGCCCCTGATTCGGTAACCTATAACATGATGATGAGGTGTTATAGTAAGGTTGGGGAGATAGACGAAGCCCTCAAGCTGCTCTCTGAGATGGTGGAGAACAACTGTGAACCTGATGTAATCGTTGTTAATTCTTTGATCAACACGCTTTTCAAGGCTGATAGAGTAGATGAGGCGTGGGAGATGTTTACGAGAATGAAGGAGATGAAACTCAAGCCTACTGTTGTGACTTACAACACATTGCTCTCAGGTTTAGGCAAAAATGGAAAGACTCAGGAGGCGATTGAATTGTTTGAAGGGATGGGGAAGAAAGGCTGTCCACCTAATACAGTAACTTTCAACACTCTCTTTGACTGTCTTTGCAAAAACGACGAGGTGACTCTAGCCTTGAAGATGTTGTTCAAGATGATGGACATGGGTTGTGTCCCTGATGTTTTCACGTACAATACTATTATCTATGGTTTGATGAAGAATGGTCAAGTCAAAGAAGCGATGTCTTTCTTCCACCAGATGAAGAAACTGGTGTACCCTGATTTTGTCACCCTCTGCACTCTTCTTCCAGGTGTTGTCAAGGCCGGTTTAGTCGAAGATGCTTACAAGATCATCGCTAACTTTCTTCACAGCTGTGCAGAACAACCAGCTGGTCTTTTTTGGGAAGACTTGATGGGATCTGTCTTGGTTGAAGCTGGAATAGACAATGCAGTTTCATTTTCTGAGAGGTTGGTCGTTAATGGGATTTGTCAAGATGGTGAATCGATCCTGGTGCCAATGATCAGATATTCTTTCAAACATGGTAACCCCTCAGGTGCCAAAACTTTATTTGAGAAGTTCACAAAAGATCTTGGTGTTCATCCCAAACTCCCGGCCTATAATCTGCTAATCGGTGGGCTTCTTGAAGCTGATATGATTGAAACAGCACACGAACTGTTCCTAGAGATGAAGAGCACTGGTTGCATCATCCCAGATGTTGCTACCTACAACTTCTTGCTTGATGCTTATGGAAAATCAGGAAAAATAGACCAGCTCTTTGAGCTGTACAGAGAGATGTCTTCCCATGAGTGCGCACCAAACACAATAACTCACAACATTGTCATGTCCGGACTCGTGAAATCAGGAAATGTGGACGAGGCTCTTGATTTATACTATGACCTTATCAGTGATGGTGACTTCTCTCCAACTCCTTGCACATATGGTCCCCTTATAGACGGTCTCTCCAAATCAGGAAGATTGTATGAAGCAAAACAACTCTTTGAAGGAATGTTGGACTATGGCTGCAGGCCAAACTGTGCTATCTACAACATTCTCATCAACGGGTTCGGAAAAGCGGGCGAGGCTGATGCAGCGTGCAAGTTGTTCAAAAGGATGGTTAAAGAAGGTGTAAGACCGGATCTCAAGACTTACTCGGTTCTAGTGGATTGCCTTTGCATGGTCGGAAGAGTGGAGGAAGGCTTGCATTACTTCAGGGAGCTGAAGGAATCTGGCCTTGATCCTGATGTAGTTTGTTACAATCTCATAATCAACGGACTAGGGAAATCTCAGAGACTGGAAGAAGCTCTTGAGCTTTACAATGAGATGAAGGACAACAGCAGCAGAGGAATCACCCCTGATCTATACACTTACAACTCCTTGATTCTGAATTTTGGTATGGCGGGAATGGTGGAAGAAGCTGGGAAGATATACAATGAGATACAGAGAGTTGGTCTTGAGCCAAACGTTTTTACATTTAACGCTATGATCCGTGGATACAGCTTGTCTGGAAAACCTGAGCACGCTTACGCCGTGTACCAGACAATGGTGACTGGTGGTTTCAGCCCCAACACAGGGACATATGAACAGCTTCCGAATAGAGCTTGA
- the LOC108854770 gene encoding probable protein phosphatase 2C 60, translating to MGIYLSSPKTDKLSEDGENDKLRYGLSSMQGWRATMEDAHAAILDLDDNTSFLGVYDGHGGKVVSKFCAKYLHQQVLSDEAYAAGDVGTSLQKAFFRMDEMMQGQRGWRELAILGDKINKFSGMIEGFIWSPRSGDSANRPDAWAFEDGPHSDFTGPNSGSTACVAVIRHKQLFVANAGDSRCVISRKGQAYNLSRDHKPDLEAERERILKAGGFIHAGRVNGSLNLARAIGDMEFKQNKFLPTEKQIVTASPDVNTVELCDDDDFLVLACDGIWDCMTSQQLVDFIHEQMNTETKLSVVCEKVLDRCLAPNTAGGEGCDNMTMILVQFKKPVQSTKAKPSQAEASSHNEP from the exons ATGGGAATATACCTAAGTTCACCCAAAACAGATAAGTTGTCAGAAGATGGAGAGAATGATAAACTTAGATATGGTTTGTCCTCTATGCAAGGTTGGCGTGCCACCATGGAAGATGCT CATGCTGCAATTCTTGATCTGGATGATAACACTTCCTTCTTGGGTGTCTATGATGGCCATGGAg GTAAAGTTGTTTCAAAGTTCTGTGCCAAGTATCTACACCAGCAGGTTCTCAGTGATGAGGCATATGCTGCTGGAGATGTAGGGACTTCTCTTCAAAAGGCTTTTTTCAG AATGGATGAGATGATGCAAGGGCAGAGAGGATGGCGAGAACTGGCGATACTAGGTGACAAGATCAATAAGTTCAGCGGAATGATTGAAGGGTTTATATGGTCACCAAGAAGCGGAGACAGCGCTAATAGACCTGATGCTTGGGCTTTTGAGGAT GGGCCTCATTCTGATTTTACTGGACCTAATTCTGGTAGCACAGCATGTGTGGCTGTTATTAGACACAAGCAGCTATTTGTTGCAAATGCTGGTGACTCACGTTGTGTCATATCCAGAAAGGGTCAG GCTTACAATCTTTCTAGAGATCACAAACCAGATCTTGAAGCTGAGAGAGAAAGGATATTGAAAGCTGGTGGGTTTATTCACGCTGGTCGTGTCAATGGAAGCTTGAACCTAGCAAGAGCTATCG GTGACATGGAATTCAAGCAGAATAAGTTTTTGCCAACTGAAAAGCAAATCGTTACCGCCAGTCCTGATGTAAACACT GTTGAACtctgtgatgatgatgatttccTTGTTCTTGCCTGCGATGGAATTTg GGACTGCATGACAAGCCAACAACTCGTTGATTTTATACATGAACAGATGAATACG GAAACCAAACTCTCAGTGGTATGTGAAAAAGTTCTAGATAGATGCTTGGCTCCAAACACAGCAGGTGGTGAAGGCTGTGATAACATGACCATGATCTTGGTTCAGTTCAAGAAGCCTGTTCAGTCCACGAAAGCAAAACCTAGCCAAGCTGAAGCATCAAGCCACAATGAGCCTTAG
- the LOC130511805 gene encoding uncharacterized protein LOC130511805 translates to MARLLVSIPMQPTQTALTAFAQPSFPPPAKNLVSRGGVGGAGRFCINRRNRECSYVARAGPSTSSYLLAFAIPATLIAATVFTSAKIADKLDDDFLEDIALNQAIKAAEEGENAEVEMSLDDVIKEPVLQRTRKRPKREV, encoded by the exons ATGGCGAGACTCTTGGTCTCTATCCCTATGCAACCCACACAAACGGCCTTGACGGCGTTTGCTCAGCCGTCATTTCCGCCGCCGGCGAAAAATTTAGTGTCTCGGGGTGGAGTAGGAGGGGCGGGGAGATTTTGTATTAACCGGAGAAACAGAGAGTGTTCCTACGTGGCGAGAGCAGGGCCGAGCACGAGTAGCTACTTGCTCGCGTTCGCAATTCCAGCTACTCTTATCGCCGCCACCGTCTTCACTTCAGCCAAAATCGCTGATAAGCTTGACGATGATTTCCTTGAGGAT ATTGCGTTGAACCAAGCGATAAAAGCAGCAGAAGAGGGAGAGAATGCTGAAGTTGAAATGTCGCTGGACGATGTGATTAAAGAACCTGTGCTTCAACGAACCCGTAAACGTCCTAAGCGTGAAGTTTAg